The Macaca nemestrina isolate mMacNem1 chromosome 12, mMacNem.hap1, whole genome shotgun sequence genome contains a region encoding:
- the LOC105496047 gene encoding apelin receptor, which produces MEEGGDFDNYYGADNQSECEYTDWKSSGALIPAIYMLVFLLGTTGNGLVLWTVFRSSREKRRSADIFIASLAVADLTFVVTLPLWATYTYRDYDWPFGTFSCKLSSYLIFVNMYASVFCLTGLSFDRYLAIVRPVANARLRLRVSGAVATAVLWVLAALLAMPVMVFRTTGDLENTTKVQCYMDYSMVATVSSDWAWEVGLGVSSTTVGFVVPFTIMLTCYFFIAQTIAGHFRKERIEGLRKRRRLLSIIVVLVVTFALCWMPYHLVKTLYMLGSLLHWPCDFDLFLMNVFPYCTCISYVNSCLNPFLYAFFDPRFRQACTSMLCCGQSRCAGTSHSSSGEKSASYSSGHSQGPGPNMGKGGEQMHEKSIPYSQETLVVD; this is translated from the coding sequence ATGGAGGAAGGTGGTGATTTTGACAACTACTATGGGGCAGACAACCAGTCTGAGTGTGAGTACACAGACTGGAAATCCTCGGGGGCCCTCATCCCTGCCATCTACATGTTGGTCTTCCTCCTGGGCACCACGGGCAATGGTCTGGTGCTCTGGACCGTGTTTCGGAGCAGCCGGGAGAAGAGGCGCTCGGCTGATATCTTCATCGCCAGCCTGGCAGTGGCTGACCTGACCTTCGTGGTGACGCTGCCCCTGTGGGCTACCTACACGTACCGGGACTATGACTGGCCCTTTGGGACCTTCTCCTGCAAGCTCAGCAGCTACCTCATCTTTGTCAACATGTACGCCAGCGTCTTCTGCCTCACCGGCCTCAGCTTCGACCGCTACCTGGCCATCGTGAGGCCAGTGGCCAACGCTCGGCTGAGGCTGCGGGTCAGCGGGGCCGTGGCCACGGCGGTCCTGTGGGTGCTGGCCGCCCTCCTGGCCATGCCTGTCATGGTGTTCCGCACCACCGGGGACCTGGAGAACACCACCAAGGTGCAGTGCTACATGGACTACTCCATGGTGGCCACTGTGAGCTCGGattgggcctgggaggtgggcCTGGGGGTCTCGTCCACCACCGTGGGCTTCGTGGTGCCCTTCACCATCATGCTGACCTGTTACTTCTTCATCGCCCAAACCATCGCTGGCCACTTCCGCAAGGAGCGCATCGAGGGCCTGCGGAAGCGGCGCCGGCTGCTCAGCATCATCGTGGTGCTGGTGGTGACCTTTGCCCTGTGCTGGATGCCCTACCACCTGGTGAAGACGCTGTACATGCTGGGCAGCCTGCTGCACTGGCCCTGTGACTTTGACCTCTTCCTCATGAACGTCTTCCCCTACTGCACCTGCATCAGCTACGTCAACAGCTGCCTCAACCCTTTCCTCTATGCCTTCTTCGATCCCCGCTTCCGCCAGGCCTGCACCTCCATGCTCTGCTGTGGCCAGAGCAGATGTGCGGGCACCTCCCACAGCAGCAGTGGGGAGAAGTCAGCCAGCTACTCTTCGGGGCACAGCCAGGGGCCTGGCCCCAACATGGGCAAGGGTGGAGAACAGATGCACGAGAAATCCATCCCCTACAGCCAGGAGACCCTTGTGGTTGACTAG